One Argentina anserina chromosome 6, drPotAnse1.1, whole genome shotgun sequence genomic window, TCCATGCTCATCAGTTTCTCTAATATGCACAGCACCCAGAAAGCTGTTATGGTTTGATTGATCAGTTTCTACTATTTGACTTCAGATTTAGTCACATGTGGTACTATACCACTTTCTGTTTCAAAGAAGCAGCTACTGGCATTTGGCCAAAGTCCACCTCAATACTATGTCACAACTCCTCATCCCTTTGTCAAATCTGGAAGatcataaattcataattatGAACAAAAAACACTGCCTAGCTTTGATGTTGTCTTTTAATCTATGGGGAAAGCTCTTTGTTTGGGTATTCTGATTCTTGGCCACCAGGTTTCATTTGACATTGCAAACTTTACAGGTAAGAAAATCTGAAGGATAATTACTCTTACCTGTCTAAATCCTAAACCCTATAACATTTGAGATTAGACATAACACTAGCTTTTATCTTATTCTTCTTTCTGCTAAACAAAATCTTGATGAGTTCTAACCAGAGATACTGTTTCAATAAACATCTGAGCATAAAATGAATCAAATAACATATTCAAACTcgatttaattaatttctgaTATTTTGCAAAGATTTCACAAGTACAAGCACAATTAAACATGATTTGAGCATCAGAAGCATAACAATGATAAATTACTCGAGGTGCATGGTGCTATGATTGTGCAGAAAATGAGGTTGATCATCAGGAACACAATGATACAAGCACCTGAATGATCTGGGATGCCATTACATTGGCTATTAAGCTTTGGAGCCAATTGGCTTTTGGTTATGTCTCTCAAATAGGGAACTATGTCCCATGAAATTTGCATGATATGGATTTGAGCCACACAAGCTCAGTTATAAAAAAGAGAGAGTAGTTATAAAGGGTGTGCCATGACATTTGATCAGATTCTTTTTCatgtttctttccttttcctaAACTCAATCTGTACAAATTATCAACAACACCAGAAAACGTACATCATGAAAAGTTGAACCCACATTACACCCTCAAATACTGGTTCACTCCTAGCCAAAGCACATAGTTACTTGTACTAACTGAAAATCATTATGTTTGCCACTAAATGCAATAGCAGCTTCGAAGTATAGTATTATTTGTATCAATAATCTTGCTTATGATTATATAGATTATCATAATCTTCAGAAAATCTTGAGTGTCACATGCTCTATGacaaactctaccaaaactaGAGTACTCTAGCAATAATTCAACAACGTCGGTATATATAGGGTACGTATTCCTGTCCAGACCGAGAACATGAACTTCAAGAGCGCAGGGTCTACATCACGGCAAACACGGTTGAAACTTGAACCACAGATTACAAATTGGAGAGCACTAACTGATCCGACGAGTTTAGATTGTTGCTTGTTCCTTTCGGGTGTGACAGTAAACCAGAAGCTAAAACAAGACAGCAGGACAAAACTAGATAGTGAAAGTTTTTGCCAAGACTAAGACGACAATCGTCTAGTACGTTGAGGACTGCGGAGATCTGAGGAAAGGTTCACGAGGGAGGACAGAGGTGAAAGATTGATTTAACGAAATGACTGAACTTGATCAAAAGAGTAAAGGTCATGTATTAATCTTGTCAAATGCAAGTTAAGACTTAAGGCAGCAAAGCACTGGGTAAGGTGGCTGGTTCTTTACGTACTCTGGCTTAGGTTGCTGGTTTTTATGGCGTTCGGGGTTAGGTTTTCAAAACGCATCATGCAAAACAGTGACCATAGGTAAGTAGGGTAACAATGATAAGTTGAAATATTTATGGCCTTGGCTGGTCTAGTTATTTACTCTATGTAACTCCTAACATTTACCTTCATATATTGTTCAAAGTATCAAAGGTACATTTTCATGATACCAAAGAATCACATTGTCCCAAGCTACTTCTTTCTTGTAAGAAAGAATGTTGGTCACATTTATATATCCTCATTATCATGTTTATTGATGAAAGACTAGTAAGACTAGTAAGAAATATCATTGTTAAACTAGTCCCGTCAAAATACTCGATTAGAAGCAAACGTtccattttgattttttcttcGAGTATAAAATTTGAGTTCTTAACAACAATAAGGCGTGTCGCCGAAGATTGACTTTCGAAAGGTAATATCGTGATTTACGTTTCATTATACGTAGAACAAGCCTAGGGACTACAGGCCTACCGCCAAAGCCCGGTGCCTTCGGATCAGGACCAGAACCGGGATCCACTTCTGTAATTTCTAattgttttattattattattttaccgAGCTCCCATTTTTCGTTAACACTCGCCTTAATAACATTCATATTCTCGCGCCTTCTTCTTCGTCTCTGAGAGGCTTCTGTACCATGGTGCTGTTACTGACTTTGTCTGTGCAGGCTGTTTGTGCTGTTTTGAGAACTCCTATTGGAAGCATTGATCATTTGAGCGTGAATTTGCCTGATGCTGATGCATCAAAAGTGCAATGGACTTTAGAATGCTATAGTGGTAGGTTACATTTGCAGATTCTGTGTGTTGTTCATTCAGCTGCTTATGAAAATCTGCAATAGCAGGATAAGCAAACTAATTTGGGCCAGATTAATCCTTATAGTGTATAAGTCATTGCTATCCCCAATTGTCTGGAACGCTTAAATATAGAATATGGAATCccttttggtttttgttatCTATAGGGGTCCTTCCTCTGATAATAGAGATCTACATGGTGCATCTTTCCTCATCACATAATCTTCTTCAACTATTGTTTGATCCTCAGATGCTGAACTTCATATACAATTTGTAGGTATGAGGAAATCTTATTGGATTATTTGCAATGGTGAACCCACGTACAACTTTTAGCACTTGATAGGACAAAATTCCCGAGCAGCCTAGTAGTGAGGCCTTCAGATCTCACCCGACTGCTCGGTCATTTTCAATCATCACTTCAAGAGTTTACTATTTTCGCGACAGAGCCTACTTCCTCACCTTCTGATGCAGCAAGTGAAATTGGAGGAAAAGCAGTTGAACTTAGAAGTTACATAGACCCAACCAAAGGTAGTACAAGGTTTGATATtctcattttttaattttatcacACAGAGGATGCTAATGTTTTATTTCTCTGACTGCAGATAATGACTCATTACTGCATACTCAATTGTGGATAGACCCTACAGAAGAGTTTGTGCAGCATACGCACACAGGAGACCCTGTGGATGTGACTTTTGCCATGAAGGAGTTGAAGGTTGGTGGTTAACCATTTAAGTGTTAATGATTCAtctaaaacacaaaaaaagtCACATACCCCAAAATCGTTCTCatgtttgattaaaaaaaccaTGACAACATGGTGAAACCTATCAGCAAGTTATTCAGTGCTACAAAGTTTGTCACGCTCTTACTTAGGGACATTCAAACATTTTGTGAAAGTGTAGTTCTTGAGAATGTTATTCAGTTTTTCTAGTTGGACAAGAcagtatgaaaaaaaaaaaaagcaccaTCTTAAGATCAGCCTTTTTTTTAGTAGAGATTATCTCGAACTTTTTATGTCTATTAGTTGTAATGATCCAGTTGCTATTATTAATAGATGCTACTGAGTACTCTGTGAAAAGTTTTTAGACCATTTTCCCCCTCCTGTTCCATTTTATTattaactatttttttttatttattcatttaaCAAAGGAGGTGGATAAAAAACATGACCTCCTATGTCTGATAAAACTCCAACAAACAggataaacaaaagctcaatccGGCATGTATACACACACATGCAAAATCGAATATATAAAAACCTCTAGCAAATAACAAACTCTCAGCCAAGAAACCCTTAATTAAAGGACGTGATGAAGCTGGTAGCATTGACAGACAGTTGTGAGATACTAGTTAagagaaaatagacatatcgTGATGTTTTTTGTAAGGAATAAAAGAATGCAGAGCAAACTCTCTGAACAATTCCAAAATATGACTTTGGGCatccaacacattaaaaatcttacatttGAAACGCACCAAATTCTTAGTGATctaaataaaccaaattagattacaggagactagaaaccaaaattgacgtttaggttttgggaacGCTGAAACACTAACACCATTAAATACTTCATCAATAGTATCCCAAGACAAGAATGAATGAGAAACTAGAAGGCAAACCAATTTCCATAAAGCCACAATTTCAgaacaatgcaaaagaagatgtgtaCCTGATTCCGCATGAGTTCCACAAAAGGAACAACAAGATGGAAGTGAAAAACCTcgccgttgtaaagcatcatcaGTTAGTAAATGCCCATGAAGAGCCTTCCAAACAACAAGAGTTTTGCGAGGTTGAATTGCTTTACTCCAGATCACTTTACCCCAGTCTTTATGCTCACCAtgatttgaaaagaaaacaaaaacttctTTTGCTGTCAGAATTCTTGAAAAAGAGTGCGGCTATAAAAAAGAGTCAGATGTGTCttattattaattattatttctttcttctaaTTTATTTCAGGcatttctttctctctgtGAAGTTGAAATCCACTTGTACTTTGAGAAGTCTGGAGAGTACGataattttagtttctttctatATTGCCTATCCTCTTTGCACTTTTCCTTTCGTAAGTCGTGAGTTTCTTGCTTCGAGCTAATATGTCTGTCTGTAGCTGCCCATGTTCAATTTTAGCCAGAAATTATACATATTCAAACCTAACCTGCTATTTAAGTGGACTATACAacatccaaatccaaactccaGATTCCCTGTGCATCCTTTTGATACTGATATATGAATCAGGATGGTATACAACATCCGCATCCAAACTCCAGAGTCCCTGTGCATCCTTTTGATACTGATATATAAATCAGGATGGTCATTTGATTGACTCCCTTATTACTTTGGGATAACCATGCTATACATCTCTGCTGTTTTCGTATTCCatttatctttctttttcttttctttttttgctgGACTCATATATGACATTATTGCATATCTTGGGATCAGTTAATTAGTTTGTTTGACTCTATAGAGGAACCTACAGTAATTAGTGGTTCCAGAATGCATCTGTCTTAGACTACTATTATGTACAGTTGTACACCAAATGGTAACTTACAGTTGAGTTGGTTAATCATGTAAGGGGAAGCAGGCCTATTCTGATGGCACCAAGATTTGGTCTTGATGATACATCTGCATCAAATTTTGATGCTACACTGGTACTTGCAACCATGTAGCATCACAGCAAGGAGCTGCTGAAGTGCACATTCCGGATCAGAATGTCATGGGGTCAGAAGTGTAGCATCAAAGGTACCAAACAAATGCTGAGCATTCGTCTGATCACACGAGAATGTGGTCTGATCTCACAggtaaccttttttttttaatagtgCCAAGAAGTTCCACTTCCGCTGTCTTAAATCTCTTGCTTGTGAAGGAAGTGGTGGGGAAGTAGGGCAGGCTCAAAGTGAAAGAGATTTAAATGCCAGTCCTCAGAGAGAGATATTCAGAGGTTCAACACAATGCATATATCAAAGGCTGCGGCTGCTGGGGGAAATGAGCCTGTTGGTCTCAACATGTATCCTTGATGAGACTTTTTGTTTCATTGTCCTTCAGTTGCTTATATTATGACTTCTGGAAGTTTGCCgttctttttgttttggtctCAATCTGTCCCTCAGTCTTTTTACATCTTTGCTCAATTGCTCTTAaatgtttttattattaagaaaaaccaaaccggcTTTTATCAGTCTCTTCAGTGAAACAAATTCTACCTCATCACACGGTTCACCCAAAATGTTGTTTAGAGTTTTGGAGTAAAGGTACCTCATGAGCTTTTCATGTTTGGCTGTATTCTCTTGACTTGTTATGCTACCTGCAACCCTCCTGAAAAGAATCACATGGAAGAGCCTCAAGGTGAGTGAGAGGGCTACTTAAGTTTGTCTTGCTCAGTTTGATCGACGCCAGTAAAAGTTACTAAAGTTTGTGCATTCTGTTACTTGCAGATAGGTCGACGATCATTGGTAATGGCTTTTCACAACGTCATCCGAGCAACTGGGTAGATGCAGATGAAGATGATAACGATGAGGATGGCGAGGAGGACGAAATGTACATCCAGTCAACGCCACCATACTACGAAGAACACTAATTTGCTTTGCTTTGCTTTCAGTGCTTCCCTCTCCGTGACATAGTATCTCAGTTCCTCTTCAACATGTTACTGTGGTTCTAACTTCTAACTTATTGCAGCTACTGGGGTTAAGATCCTTTGTCATGTTCATGTTGTTGATCCTGAATTCCTGTTATCTGGAAAAAATGTGCAGGTGGGACCCCGTAGTTCCTAGCTGAAGCGTGCTCTCTCATCAAATTGTCAGTAAGATCTCTCTACTTTGTATTATATATTTCACTTTTTTTCGTTCTAGACTTTTAAACTAGTAGGACTGAAACTTGAAACTGCTTATGATATCTCTTATGAATGTGATTATTGGGTAGAGGTGACCTATTAGACATACGAATAAAATTTAGATCCTAACAATGATCATGGACCTTTGTATTATATTTCACACCTTTTCATTTCAGATGTTCGAACTGGCAGCATGCATGACCCCTTTTTATGCATTTTAATTAGGATCGAACATGAGTCTAAAATCATTGACAACACATGAATGTAGAAGATTTAGGAGGAAAATAATTTTATCAAAGAAAAATTTTGAGATATTTTTATATAGGAAAGCTCGTTAGGCTCCAGCTGGCTACATGAGAAGGTTTTGTAACGCGCAAACACCGCCCTAgcgatctccattct contains:
- the LOC126800812 gene encoding LOW QUALITY PROTEIN: uncharacterized protein LOC126800812 (The sequence of the model RefSeq protein was modified relative to this genomic sequence to represent the inferred CDS: inserted 2 bases in 2 codons; deleted 2 bases in 1 codon; substituted 1 base at 1 genomic stop codon) yields the protein MVLLLTLSVQAVCAVLRTPIGSIDHLSVNLPDADASKVQWTLECYSGMRKSYWIICNGEPXVQLLALDRTKFPSSLVVRPSDLTRLLGHFQSSLQEFTIFATEPTSSPSDAASEIGGKAVELRSYIDPTKDNDSLLHTQLWIDPTEEFVQHTHTGDPVDVTFAMKELKAFLSLCEVEIHLYFEKSGEPILMAPRFGLDDTSASNFDATLVLATMXASQQGAAEVHIPDQNVMGSEVXHQRYQTNAEHSSDHTRMWSDLTGSLACEGSGGEVGQAQSERDLNASPQRDIQRFNTMHISKAAAAGGNEPVGLNMYNPPEKNHMEEPQDRSTIIGNGFSQRHPSNWVDADEDDNDEDGEEDEMYIQSTPPYYEEH